In a single window of the Flavobacterium sp. W4I14 genome:
- a CDS encoding oligopeptide transport system permease protein (product_source=KO:K15582; cath_funfam=1.10.3720.10; cog=COG1173; ko=KO:K15582; pfam=PF00528,PF12911; superfamily=161098; transmembrane_helix_parts=Inside_1_18,TMhelix_19_41,Outside_42_181,TMhelix_182_204,Inside_205_210,TMhelix_211_233,Outside_234_236,TMhelix_237_256,Inside_257_286,TMhelix_287_309,Outside_310_344,TMhelix_345_367,Inside_368_380), giving the protein MDNSPSKKVWLKFKRNKFAFGGLVFILLLMVMGILGYLIIPDDSPNANVQILQLNKKKPGSTFTFLIVGRSPKVEKLNFFERMLNGQTPTFKSIPITSYKIKGKDVFVQEYIGEDEKAKTTRYELKDLCPSCVLPSKIGTPQALFEENNIYTRTYILGTDIYGRDLLSRLILGIRVSLSVGLMAVLISLFIGVSLGAIAGYFGGRVDAAISWFMNVVWSLPSLLLVIAISFALGKGFWQIFIAVGLSTWVDVARLVRGQVMALKEVEFVEAARALGFSTSRTIIKHILPNIAGPILVVASSNFASAILLETGLSFLGFGAQPPMPSWGSMIKEHYGYIIMDAAYLAVLPGLAIMFTVYAFNVLAIGLRDAFDVKGQNVTV; this is encoded by the coding sequence ATGGATAATAGCCCATCAAAAAAAGTATGGTTAAAGTTTAAGCGGAATAAATTTGCCTTTGGCGGATTGGTCTTTATTTTACTTTTGATGGTTATGGGTATTTTGGGCTATTTAATTATTCCTGATGATTCTCCAAATGCGAACGTTCAGATTCTCCAGTTAAACAAAAAGAAACCCGGAAGTACATTTACGTTTTTAATTGTAGGTAGGAGCCCAAAAGTAGAAAAACTTAACTTTTTCGAAAGAATGTTAAACGGGCAGACACCAACTTTTAAAAGTATCCCGATTACTTCTTACAAGATAAAAGGAAAAGATGTTTTTGTGCAGGAATATATTGGCGAGGATGAAAAAGCCAAGACAACCAGGTACGAACTGAAAGATTTATGTCCAAGTTGTGTTTTACCTTCAAAAATAGGAACACCACAAGCGCTCTTCGAAGAAAATAACATCTATACACGCACCTATATTTTAGGCACAGATATTTACGGACGTGATTTATTAAGCCGGTTGATTTTAGGTATCAGGGTTTCGTTATCAGTAGGTTTAATGGCTGTTCTCATCTCTCTTTTTATAGGCGTGAGTTTAGGGGCCATTGCTGGCTATTTTGGTGGTCGCGTAGATGCGGCGATCAGTTGGTTTATGAATGTAGTTTGGTCATTGCCCTCTTTACTGCTGGTAATTGCCATATCATTCGCTTTAGGTAAGGGGTTCTGGCAGATTTTTATTGCGGTAGGCTTATCAACCTGGGTCGATGTAGCAAGGTTAGTACGCGGGCAGGTAATGGCTTTAAAAGAAGTCGAATTTGTGGAGGCCGCAAGAGCCCTGGGTTTTAGCACAAGTAGAACAATTATCAAACATATATTACCGAATATTGCGGGGCCAATTTTAGTTGTTGCTTCATCTAATTTTGCTTCAGCCATATTGCTGGAAACAGGGTTAAGCTTTTTGGGCTTTGGCGCTCAACCACCTATGCCAAGCTGGGGGAGCATGATTAAAGAACATTATGGATATATTATTATGGATGCAGCCTACTTAGCGGTTTTGCCCGGGTTAGCCATTATGTTTACGGTTTATGCCTTTAATGTTCTGGCCATAGGCTTACGCGATGCATTTGATGTAAAAGGACAGAATGTAACCGTTTAA
- a CDS encoding mono/diheme cytochrome c family protein (product_source=COG2010; cath_funfam=1.10.760.10; cleavage_site_network=SignalP-noTM; cog=COG2010; superfamily=46626) — protein MKKQNLIFLLAAITALLFACSKKQAEELKPETPTPNGPTPVTTANVTYTNFAGALFQTKCNSCHGPNGGMKGVWALNGLASIKNDARVANSVLVTKTMPRGGSITTSERELLQAWVDKGMPE, from the coding sequence ATGAAAAAACAAAATTTAATCTTTTTATTAGCCGCAATTACGGCCTTGCTTTTTGCCTGCTCTAAAAAACAAGCAGAAGAATTAAAGCCCGAAACACCAACACCCAATGGTCCAACACCTGTAACCACTGCGAATGTAACCTACACAAATTTTGCGGGGGCATTGTTTCAAACCAAATGTAACAGCTGCCATGGCCCTAATGGGGGAATGAAAGGGGTATGGGCATTGAATGGTTTAGCCTCAATAAAAAATGATGCACGTGTAGCTAATTCTGTTCTGGTTACCAAAACAATGCCAAGAGGTGGATCAATAACCACCAGCGAAAGGGAATTATTACAAGCCTGGGTTGATAAAGGAATGCCAGAATAA
- a CDS encoding crossover junction endodeoxyribonuclease RuvC (product_source=KO:K01159; cath_funfam=3.30.420.10; cog=COG0817; ko=KO:K01159; pfam=PF02075; superfamily=53098; tigrfam=TIGR00228), translating into MLNEKKERVIMGIDPGTAVMGYGVILEKGNKTELISLGVVKMTHLDDPFLKLQRIFEKTVVLIDQYKPDVLAIEAPFYGKNIQVLLKLGRAQGIAIAAALSRNISVTEYSPRKIKQSITGSGNATKEQVAAMLQRLLNFKETPEFLDATDGLAVAVCHSFQKITSGGKSKTYSGWESFVSDNKTKVKGLAVKAKK; encoded by the coding sequence ATGTTGAACGAAAAAAAGGAACGGGTTATTATGGGCATTGATCCAGGCACAGCGGTGATGGGTTATGGCGTAATTTTAGAGAAGGGAAATAAAACAGAACTGATCAGTTTAGGGGTGGTAAAGATGACCCATTTGGATGATCCTTTTCTTAAGCTTCAGCGGATATTCGAAAAAACAGTGGTTTTGATCGATCAGTACAAACCTGATGTTCTGGCCATTGAAGCACCGTTTTATGGAAAAAACATTCAGGTATTGTTGAAACTAGGCCGCGCACAGGGCATTGCCATTGCAGCTGCGCTCTCCAGAAATATCTCGGTGACTGAATATTCTCCACGTAAGATCAAACAATCCATTACAGGCAGCGGAAATGCGACTAAAGAGCAAGTAGCAGCGATGTTGCAACGTTTGTTAAACTTTAAAGAAACACCAGAGTTTTTAGATGCTACTGATGGTTTAGCTGTTGCAGTTTGTCATTCTTTCCAAAAAATTACCTCAGGTGGAAAATCCAAAACCTATTCAGGCTGGGAATCTTTTGTAAGTGATAATAAAACCAAGGTTAAGGGTTTAGCGGTTAAAGCAAAGAAATAA
- a CDS encoding hypothetical protein (product_source=Hypo-rule applied; cath_funfam=2.40.128.110; pfam=PF04264; superfamily=101874): MQKLFFTLIALLLCTGIKAQIWVSKNVTSSFFSSTPVEDIDALSKTGASALNTKTNDIIFKINNTSFQFKKKLMQEHFNENYIESDKYPTSDFKGKIIEQIDFSKPGTYPITVKGNLQIHGVTKAYQAKGSLIITADEIKASSAFNVKLADHDIKIPTIVFKQIAETIQVKMTATYQPKK; encoded by the coding sequence ATGCAAAAACTATTTTTCACCTTAATAGCCTTGTTATTATGCACAGGCATAAAAGCGCAGATATGGGTAAGTAAAAATGTGACTTCTTCATTTTTCTCTTCAACACCTGTTGAAGATATAGACGCGTTGAGCAAAACAGGCGCCTCGGCCCTCAATACCAAAACCAACGATATCATTTTCAAAATCAATAATACTTCTTTTCAGTTTAAGAAGAAGTTGATGCAGGAACACTTTAACGAAAATTATATCGAAAGCGATAAATACCCAACTTCAGATTTTAAAGGAAAAATTATAGAACAGATTGATTTTTCAAAACCAGGCACCTATCCAATAACCGTAAAAGGAAATCTGCAAATACACGGGGTTACCAAAGCATACCAGGCAAAAGGATCGTTGATTATTACTGCTGATGAAATAAAGGCCAGTTCGGCCTTTAATGTTAAGCTTGCTGATCATGACATCAAAATCCCAACAATTGTTTTCAAACAAATTGCCGAAACCATACAGGTAAAAATGACGGCTACTTATCAACCTAAAAAATAA
- a CDS encoding cellulose synthase/poly-beta-1,6-N-acetylglucosamine synthase-like glycosyltransferase (product_source=COG1215; cath_funfam=3.90.550.10; cog=COG1215; pfam=PF00535; superfamily=53448; transmembrane_helix_parts=Outside_1_3,TMhelix_4_26,Inside_27_284,TMhelix_285_304,Outside_305_307,TMhelix_308_330,Inside_331_341,TMhelix_342_364,Outside_365_378), giving the protein MEILNLISLISAALTLIYGFLVLNFIRGWHNLVYFTPQKSDPQTKVSIIVAARDEEANITKTIDDLVAQRYPKVLTEIIIIDDHSTDRTAEIVLSYADRNVKLIKLNEDRVLNSYKKKAIQTAIGTCSGDLIITTDADCRMGADWLATIVNLYEQKDYKMISSPVAYFQEKSFFERLQSLEFLYLIGLGASTIGNKEPSTCNGANLAYEKTTFYEVGGFQGIDDLASGDDELLLHKIAAKYPDQIGFLKNREAIVYTHAKETLGAFIQQRKRWASKSTRYKNKAIIILGVLIWIFNLTILANFITGLFIPGFLTITFYQLLVKMVLETLFLWDVTGFAKRRSLLILIPVLNVLHVLYMVYIGIAGNSGKYNWKGRMVR; this is encoded by the coding sequence TTGGAAATCTTAAATCTAATTAGTCTAATATCTGCTGCTTTAACCTTAATCTATGGTTTTTTAGTCCTTAATTTTATCAGAGGATGGCATAACCTGGTTTATTTTACTCCACAAAAGTCTGATCCTCAAACCAAAGTGTCTATCATTGTTGCCGCTAGGGATGAGGAAGCCAATATCACCAAAACCATTGATGACCTGGTTGCACAGCGATACCCTAAGGTTTTAACCGAAATTATTATTATCGATGACCATTCTACCGATCGTACGGCAGAAATTGTATTAAGTTATGCAGACCGCAATGTGAAGCTGATTAAGCTGAATGAAGACAGGGTGTTGAATTCATACAAAAAAAAGGCTATACAAACTGCAATAGGAACTTGTTCTGGGGATCTGATCATCACTACCGATGCCGATTGCAGGATGGGCGCAGATTGGCTGGCTACCATTGTAAACCTATATGAGCAGAAAGATTATAAAATGATTTCCTCTCCGGTAGCCTATTTTCAGGAGAAGAGTTTCTTTGAGCGCCTGCAATCGTTAGAATTTCTATACCTTATTGGTTTGGGGGCTTCTACTATTGGCAATAAAGAACCCTCTACCTGTAATGGCGCAAATTTAGCTTACGAGAAAACAACCTTTTATGAAGTTGGTGGCTTTCAGGGCATAGATGACCTGGCTTCGGGTGATGATGAGTTACTATTGCATAAAATTGCAGCCAAGTATCCTGATCAGATCGGTTTTCTCAAAAATAGAGAAGCCATTGTGTATACGCATGCAAAAGAAACCTTGGGCGCATTTATTCAGCAACGCAAACGTTGGGCTTCGAAAAGCACCCGTTATAAAAATAAGGCCATTATCATATTAGGGGTTCTGATTTGGATCTTTAACCTCACTATTCTGGCAAACTTTATCACCGGGCTTTTTATTCCGGGTTTTTTAACCATCACATTTTATCAATTATTGGTTAAAATGGTTTTAGAAACCTTATTTTTATGGGATGTAACCGGCTTTGCTAAAAGGCGCAGTTTACTCATTTTAATCCCTGTTTTAAATGTGCTGCATGTGCTTTATATGGTGTACATCGGCATTGCTGGGAACAGTGGAAAATACAATTGGAAAGGCAGAATGGTTAGATAA
- a CDS encoding hypothetical protein (product_source=Hypo-rule applied; transmembrane_helix_parts=Inside_1_6,TMhelix_7_25,Outside_26_44), which produces MAEKKQVIVILFAVFLIMLCISVKAKNNSTIPAKNLLTLYHNRI; this is translated from the coding sequence ATGGCTGAAAAAAAACAAGTTATCGTAATTTTATTTGCTGTATTTCTGATCATGTTATGTATATCGGTTAAAGCAAAAAATAATTCGACCATCCCTGCAAAAAATCTATTAACCCTGTACCATAATCGAATATGA
- a CDS encoding zinc protease (product_source=KO:K07263; cath_funfam=3.30.830.10; cleavage_site_network=SignalP-noTM; cog=COG0612; ko=KO:K07263; pfam=PF00675,PF05193; superfamily=63411) has translation MKKLFIIAAVSLLAQGISAQTIDRSHKPKPGPAPVITVGDPVIYKLANGITVLVVENHKLPKVSASYSIDAGPITEGTKAGIIGLMGSMLNEGTTTKTKAQFDEAVDQLGADVSAGAYGGSASALTRYFPEAFALMAESIRKPAFPAESFEKLKSQTITGLKSNEKSAKAISARVVNALAYGKNHPYGEFETEASITGITLDDVKASYKKYITPSRGYLTFVGDIKPEAAKALAEKAFGDWKGTALTLPVLTKVANPAKTEVDIINVSNAVQSEITVVNLIDLPMSSPDYFPILLANQILGGGSESRLFDNLREKHGFTYGAYSSTGSGRFQAKFSANAAVRNEKVDSAVVEFLREINTIRTTKVTADELQNAKNLFNGSFALGLENPARTAGFASNILINNLPKDFYRTYLQKVNAVTTDDILRVTKKYFNHDNTRIIIVGKTDAFAAGLTKAGFKTQIYDNYANAVKATETAAVPTTAPAEIIKNYIKAIGGEEAIKKITSLQQNGEMEMQGQKLTVTIKNMAPNLSSMEISMGGQTAMKQVYNGKTGYAMQMGQKAELTGDDLAEKKDDKGYGSQLYYATDGTKIETAGTAKVGTADAFKLNITSPSGKKKTEYYDTKSGLLLKDESTTTKGGAEISQSTEYSNYKKVGDVLFPFTLTQSVATPQGSQELSVVIKDIKINPPLKAEDFN, from the coding sequence ATGAAGAAATTATTCATTATAGCTGCAGTTTCCTTATTGGCTCAAGGTATTTCAGCACAAACAATAGACCGAAGCCACAAACCAAAACCAGGCCCGGCACCCGTTATTACCGTTGGCGATCCTGTTATTTACAAATTAGCGAATGGCATAACTGTTTTGGTGGTAGAAAACCATAAACTACCTAAAGTATCAGCAAGTTATAGCATCGACGCAGGCCCTATTACCGAAGGCACAAAAGCAGGTATAATAGGCTTGATGGGCAGTATGCTGAACGAAGGAACCACAACTAAAACAAAAGCACAATTTGACGAAGCGGTAGATCAGCTTGGCGCTGATGTAAGTGCAGGGGCATATGGGGGCTCTGCTTCTGCTTTAACCCGTTATTTTCCTGAGGCCTTCGCTTTAATGGCTGAGAGTATCCGTAAACCTGCTTTCCCTGCAGAATCTTTCGAAAAGCTAAAATCACAAACCATTACTGGATTAAAATCTAACGAAAAAAGTGCAAAAGCCATTTCAGCACGTGTGGTAAATGCATTGGCTTATGGCAAAAACCATCCTTATGGAGAGTTTGAAACCGAGGCCTCCATTACAGGTATTACTTTAGATGATGTTAAAGCTAGTTACAAGAAATATATTACGCCATCTAGGGGTTATTTAACTTTTGTCGGTGATATTAAACCAGAAGCAGCAAAGGCCTTAGCAGAGAAAGCATTTGGCGATTGGAAAGGAACTGCCTTAACCTTACCAGTACTTACTAAAGTGGCTAATCCTGCCAAAACTGAAGTTGACATTATTAATGTGAGCAATGCTGTTCAATCTGAAATTACAGTTGTGAACTTAATCGACCTGCCAATGAGCAGCCCAGATTATTTCCCGATTTTATTGGCAAACCAAATTTTAGGTGGTGGCTCTGAATCGAGATTATTTGATAACCTCCGCGAGAAACATGGCTTTACTTATGGTGCATATTCGAGCACAGGCTCAGGCCGTTTCCAAGCTAAATTTTCAGCCAATGCAGCCGTTAGAAACGAAAAAGTTGACAGTGCAGTAGTAGAATTTTTAAGAGAAATTAACACGATCCGTACTACAAAGGTAACTGCTGATGAATTACAGAATGCTAAAAATCTTTTCAATGGATCGTTTGCATTGGGTTTAGAAAATCCGGCACGTACTGCAGGTTTTGCGAGCAATATCTTGATTAATAACTTACCGAAAGATTTTTACCGTACTTACTTACAAAAGGTAAATGCAGTAACTACCGATGATATTTTAAGGGTAACTAAAAAATACTTTAACCATGATAATACACGTATTATTATTGTGGGCAAAACTGATGCATTTGCAGCAGGCTTAACCAAGGCGGGTTTTAAAACACAGATTTATGATAACTATGCCAATGCGGTTAAAGCAACTGAAACTGCTGCTGTACCAACAACTGCACCTGCAGAAATTATCAAAAATTACATTAAAGCGATTGGCGGTGAAGAAGCCATTAAAAAAATCACTTCATTACAGCAAAATGGTGAAATGGAAATGCAAGGTCAAAAGCTGACGGTTACCATTAAAAACATGGCGCCTAACTTAAGCAGCATGGAAATTTCTATGGGCGGCCAAACGGCGATGAAACAGGTTTACAATGGTAAAACAGGTTATGCGATGCAAATGGGTCAAAAAGCTGAATTAACTGGTGATGATCTGGCTGAAAAGAAAGATGATAAAGGTTATGGCAGTCAACTCTACTATGCAACTGACGGAACGAAAATTGAAACAGCTGGAACAGCAAAGGTAGGTACTGCTGATGCTTTTAAATTAAACATCACGTCTCCATCGGGTAAAAAGAAAACTGAATATTACGACACCAAATCGGGTTTACTTTTAAAAGATGAAAGTACCACAACCAAAGGTGGAGCGGAAATTAGTCAATCTACAGAATATTCAAACTACAAGAAAGTTGGCGATGTATTATTTCCATTTACTTTAACGCAATCGGTGGCAACCCCACAAGGTTCTCAGGAGCTTTCAGTTGTAATTAAAGACATTAAAATTAACCCGCCATTAAAAGCCGAAGATTTTAATTAG
- a CDS encoding hypothetical protein (product_source=Hypo-rule applied; pfam=PF03706; superfamily=52313; transmembrane_helix_parts=Inside_1_6,TMhelix_7_25,Outside_26_44,TMhelix_45_67,Inside_68_120,TMhelix_121_143,Outside_144_157,TMhelix_158_180,Inside_181_216,TMhelix_217_239,Outside_240_258,TMhelix_259_281,Inside_282_283), giving the protein MTGKNKKILSIFIKAAIVIFAFWFIYHKLVANKNLHDFSTLLKNIPQTEIITIIGIVVLLMFVNWFLEAGKWKYLMSHIEPISFYRAIESVFCGLTLAIFTPNRLGEYGGRVFFLSPKRRIVGIVAMSVGSIGQLVLTNVFGAVAACFFVYRFIPIDQVLFIAVVFLAVFFCLFFLIFYFNIRWLNGILLSIKFTRKYKKFYSILGRYRKRELFKIITYCFARYLVFSSQYFILFIWLIPGLHYADIIMMTCLLFLVQSALHHHLIFLMWVSEVLPLLNYLNM; this is encoded by the coding sequence TTGACAGGCAAGAACAAAAAAATATTATCAATTTTCATCAAAGCTGCAATCGTAATATTTGCTTTTTGGTTTATTTACCATAAGCTCGTTGCGAATAAAAATCTGCATGATTTTAGTACATTATTAAAAAATATCCCTCAAACAGAAATTATTACGATAATTGGTATCGTGGTGTTATTGATGTTTGTGAATTGGTTTTTGGAGGCAGGAAAATGGAAATACCTCATGAGCCACATCGAGCCTATCAGTTTTTATCGCGCCATCGAATCGGTATTTTGCGGATTAACACTGGCCATTTTTACACCCAACAGGCTAGGCGAGTATGGAGGAAGGGTATTTTTCCTTTCACCTAAAAGAAGGATTGTGGGCATTGTGGCCATGAGTGTGGGCAGCATCGGTCAACTGGTATTAACGAATGTTTTTGGTGCTGTTGCAGCTTGTTTTTTTGTTTATCGTTTTATCCCGATCGATCAGGTGCTGTTTATTGCAGTAGTATTTTTAGCGGTATTTTTCTGTCTGTTTTTCCTGATCTTCTACTTTAATATCCGATGGTTAAATGGGATTTTGCTCTCCATTAAATTCACAAGGAAATACAAGAAGTTTTACAGCATTTTAGGTCGTTACCGAAAAAGAGAGTTGTTCAAAATCATCACTTATTGTTTTGCCCGTTATCTGGTATTTAGCTCGCAATATTTCATTCTGTTTATCTGGTTGATACCAGGTTTGCATTATGCAGATATCATTATGATGACCTGTTTGCTCTTTTTAGTACAATCGGCATTACACCATCACTTGATCTTTTTGATGTGGGTATCAGAAGTGTTACCGCTGTTGAATTATTTAAACATGTAA
- a CDS encoding zinc protease (product_source=KO:K07263; cath_funfam=3.30.830.10; cleavage_site_network=SignalP-noTM; cog=COG0612; ko=KO:K07263; pfam=PF00675,PF05193; superfamily=63411), protein MLMKKRILVALAISGLCLSASAQKVQFTEFDLDNGLHVILHQDKTAPVVAVSVMYHVGSKDEETERTGFAHFFEHLLFEGSDNIKKGEFMKLVSSNGGQNNANTSQDRTFYYELFPSNQLELGLWLESERMLHPVINESGVKTQNEVVKEEKRLRIDNSPYGKFTEKIFGHLFDGHPYRWQPIGSMEHLDAAKLSEFIAFFKKYYVPNNAVLTIAGDLDIEKTKALVKSYFAEVPKGAPIVRQEFKLPEITKEIIDTAYDANIQIPAIFAAYRVPGMKSRESKVLGMISSILSEGGSSRLSTKMVDQKKTALQVAAFNYSLEDYGAYITLALPNKNTPLNDLLKDIDEEVLRLQTDLISESDYKKLQNKFENNYVSANSKMLGVAENLADGYTFHDKDTNDINKELEVIRSITREEIRDVAKKYLNKNQRVVLCYLPKK, encoded by the coding sequence ATGCTCATGAAAAAAAGAATTCTTGTTGCTTTGGCCATTTCCGGTCTGTGCTTAAGTGCTTCTGCCCAAAAAGTACAGTTTACGGAATTCGACCTTGACAATGGCCTCCATGTCATTCTACACCAAGATAAAACTGCTCCAGTAGTTGCCGTTTCGGTAATGTATCATGTTGGTTCTAAAGATGAAGAAACCGAGCGTACAGGTTTTGCTCACTTTTTCGAACACTTATTATTTGAAGGTTCGGATAATATTAAAAAAGGTGAATTCATGAAATTAGTGAGTAGTAACGGCGGACAGAACAATGCCAATACTTCTCAAGACCGTACTTTTTATTATGAACTTTTTCCATCAAACCAATTGGAATTGGGTTTATGGCTGGAAAGCGAAAGAATGTTACACCCGGTAATTAACGAAAGTGGCGTAAAAACACAAAATGAAGTCGTAAAAGAAGAAAAACGTTTACGCATAGATAACTCACCTTACGGAAAATTTACAGAGAAAATTTTCGGTCATTTGTTTGATGGGCATCCTTACCGTTGGCAGCCAATTGGTTCAATGGAACACTTAGATGCAGCAAAATTAAGCGAGTTTATTGCTTTCTTTAAAAAGTATTATGTACCTAATAATGCGGTTTTAACCATTGCTGGCGACTTAGATATAGAGAAGACTAAAGCTTTAGTAAAATCATACTTTGCTGAAGTACCTAAAGGCGCACCAATTGTTCGTCAAGAATTCAAATTACCAGAAATTACCAAAGAAATTATCGATACCGCTTACGATGCCAATATCCAGATCCCAGCCATCTTCGCGGCTTACCGTGTACCAGGAATGAAGAGCAGGGAGAGCAAGGTTTTAGGTATGATCAGCTCTATTTTATCAGAAGGTGGGAGCTCGAGATTAAGTACTAAAATGGTCGATCAAAAGAAAACAGCCCTGCAGGTTGCCGCTTTTAACTATTCGCTTGAAGATTATGGCGCTTATATCACCTTAGCTTTACCCAATAAGAATACACCGCTTAACGATTTATTAAAAGATATTGATGAAGAAGTTTTACGTCTTCAAACCGATTTGATTAGCGAAAGTGATTATAAAAAACTGCAGAATAAATTCGAAAACAACTACGTAAGTGCAAACAGTAAAATGTTGGGTGTAGCCGAAAACCTGGCCGATGGTTATACTTTCCATGATAAGGATACAAACGATATCAACAAGGAATTAGAGGTAATCAGATCCATCACCCGTGAGGAGATCAGAGACGTTGCCAAAAAATACCTGAATAAAAACCAAAGAGTTGTATTGTGTTACTTACCTAAGAAATAA
- a CDS encoding hypothetical protein (product_source=Hypo-rule applied; cleavage_site_network=SignalP-noTM; pfam=PF19089; superfamily=56935), which produces MKYHLKSLLYLFAICLPIVASAQDSLENALQMPVEKKNVKATFKATKLINIQTNETIYKNEMDFRVDHRFGDIAGSGGGVKNFFGLDQSTDIRIGFEYGISDKLSVGLARAKGAGIVTQLYEGNLKYRLLEQTDDEKVPVAVTLFGSTTIAAVKASTDPTAVNAYSKFQDRLTYVVQAVIARKFNSNFSMLVMPSYVHRNFTVFGDQNDMLALSVGGRIKITKRMAFVADYTIPFRDKDKKAYLENTLGTQYYKTLGAGLEFETGGHIFHLNFTNATAIQESQFITDTNTSWLKGQYRWGFSIARRFSFDKNKAK; this is translated from the coding sequence ATGAAATATCATCTAAAATCACTTTTATACTTGTTTGCCATTTGTTTACCAATAGTTGCTTCTGCACAGGATTCGCTCGAAAATGCATTGCAGATGCCTGTAGAAAAAAAGAATGTAAAAGCCACATTTAAAGCAACCAAACTCATTAACATACAAACCAATGAAACCATCTACAAAAATGAGATGGATTTCAGGGTAGATCACCGGTTTGGAGACATTGCCGGATCAGGCGGTGGGGTTAAAAACTTTTTTGGTCTGGATCAATCAACCGATATCCGTATCGGTTTTGAATATGGAATCAGCGATAAACTTTCTGTAGGCTTAGCCAGGGCAAAAGGCGCTGGAATTGTAACACAATTGTACGAAGGAAACTTAAAATATCGGTTGCTGGAACAAACAGATGATGAAAAAGTACCGGTAGCGGTAACATTGTTTGGCAGTACAACTATTGCAGCCGTAAAAGCTTCAACTGACCCAACAGCCGTGAATGCTTACAGCAAATTTCAAGACCGTTTGACCTATGTAGTGCAAGCTGTAATTGCCCGTAAATTTAATTCGAACTTCTCGATGCTGGTAATGCCATCATACGTACACCGCAACTTTACTGTTTTTGGAGATCAGAACGATATGCTTGCACTGTCGGTTGGTGGGCGTATTAAGATCACTAAACGGATGGCTTTTGTTGCCGATTATACCATTCCATTCAGAGATAAAGATAAAAAAGCCTACCTCGAAAACACCTTGGGAACGCAATATTACAAGACGCTTGGTGCCGGACTGGAGTTTGAAACTGGCGGTCATATTTTCCATCTTAATTTCACTAATGCCACAGCCATACAGGAATCGCAATTTATTACCGATACCAATACCTCTTGGCTTAAGGGACAGTACCGTTGGGGTTTTAGTATTGCCCGAAGGTTCTCTTTCGATAAGAACAAAGCAAAATAA